One window of Lytechinus variegatus isolate NC3 chromosome 2, Lvar_3.0, whole genome shotgun sequence genomic DNA carries:
- the LOC121407171 gene encoding nucleolin-like translates to MAEKAVEQNLSCPLCFEIFDEPTILTSCGHTFCRKCLKNYDKSQSRKEPDRNYMVCPICRGITEFKSTNRVDDFCPNLLVKGLVDDVKDVLEKKNLKSNERPSRRPAETQNPSSSTRNDPNATSSSTLRRGAVKMIVFDDGTMIKTMPDGSKIKVMPDGRKFKMKRLTSSTARTADARSSSSRLNSGSPVPPDPSSNASRQDECLHQPSTSGTSVGEPEQRALQNNTRDSSRRPAETRSTSSSKYINPNAMPSSKSNVRAIEVILLSDGTMIKTMPDGSKIKIIPDGRKFKMKRLTSSLAPMQNNGSHSSQLSNPAPTSLNSSRPDEHLQNPSSSDTISNYSSSESYFEETSPFESEEEDTWNEEEGSEDDDSFDNWFDESSNTEHLEYSPSSYDEVDSDEDEDDNDEDDEEEDDNVEDELDSDEMDSDNDEDDNDPLLERQGFSKKLKYGEPVQKNPGQKRKYEESEEVYSSGEDY, encoded by the exons ATGGCTGAGAAGGCTGTAGAACAGAACTTGTCGTGCCCactttgttttgaaatcttTGATGAGCCGACCATCCTGACTTCGTGTGGACACACTTTTTGTCGGAAATGTCTAAAGAATTATGACAAGTCCCAATCCCGTAAGGAACCCGATCGCAATTACATGGTGTGTCCCATCTGCAGGGGGATCACAGAGTTTAAATCTACCAACCGTGTTGATGATTTCTGCCCTAACCTGTTGGTCAAAGGCCTGGTAGATGATGTGAAAGATGTCCTTGAGAAGAAGAATCTGAAATCCA ATGAACGCCCTAGCAGAAGACCAGCTGAGACTCAAAACCCCTCTAGCTCAACACGCAATGACCCAAATGCCACGTCCAGTTCCACTTTGAGACGAGGGGCCGTCAAGATGATAGTTTTTGATGATGGCACCATGATTAAAACAATGCCAGACGGGAGCAAGATCAAGGTTATGCCTGATGGCCGCAAGTTTAAGATGAAGAGGCTGACTTCATCCACGGCCCGAACTGCGGATGCTCGTTCAAGCTCCAGCCGACTGAATAGTGGATCCCCCGTGCCACCAGATCCCTCATCAAATGCATCCAGGCAAGATGAATGTCTCCACCAACCATCAACCTCTGGTACTAGCGTTGGTGAGCCAGAACAAAGAGCCCTCCAGAACAACACAAGAGACTCTAGTAGAAGACCAGCAGAGACTCGTAGCACCTCAAGCTCAAAGTATATTAACCCAAATGCCATGCCCAGTTCAAAGTCTAACGTAAGGGCCATCGAGGTCATATTGCTCAGTGATGGCACCATGATTAAAACAATGCCAGACGGGAGCAAGATCAAGATTATACCAGATGGCCGCAAGTTTAAGATGAAGCGTCTGACCTCGTCCTTGGCCCCGATGCAGAATAATGGTTCACATTCTAGCCAGCTGAGTAATCCGGCACCAACCAGTCTGAATTCATCCAGGCCAGATGAACATCTGCAGAATCCATCAAGCAGTGATACCATTAGTAACTATTCTTCATCTGAGTCTTATTTTGAGGAAACCAG CCCTTTTGAATCAGAGGAGGAAGATACTTGGAATGAGGAAGAAGGGAGTGAAGATGATGACTCTTTC GACAACTGGTTTGATGAGAGCAGCAACACTGAACACTTGGAGTATAGTCCTTCAAGTTATGATGAAGTGGACAGTGATGAAGACGAggatgacaatgatgaagatgatgaggaggaagatgaCAATGTAGAGGATGAGTTGGATTCTGATGAAATGGATTCTGATAACGATGAAGACGACAATGACCCCCTGCTAGAAAG gcaAGGGTTTTCTAAGAAGTTGAAGTATGGAGAGCCTGTTCAGAAGAATCCAGGCCAGAAAAGGAAGTATGAAGAGAGTGAGGAGGTATATAGTTCAGGTGAAGATTATTAG